In the Chryseobacterium sp. MYb264 genome, one interval contains:
- a CDS encoding DNA gyrase/topoisomerase IV subunit A — MTEEYSHEGESLKKVSGLYKDWFLDYASYVILDRAIPSVYDGFKPVQRRIMHSMRELEDGRYNKVANIVGNTMKYHPHGDASITDAMVGIGQKELLIDTQGNWGNIYTGDSAAAARYIEARLTSFALEVVFNPKTTDWAKSYDGRNNEPIDLPVKFPLLLAQGVEGIGVGLSTKILPHNFNELINASVAHLKGKKFDLYPDFLTAGFLDVSEYNDGHRGGKVRARARITQVDKHTLMITELPFSKNTGDLIDSVLKANEKGKIKIKKIEDNTSDKVEILIHLPNDSSPDKTIDALYAFTDCQVTISPNACVIVGDKPMFLNVSEILRRNTDHTVSLLKKELEIELHELQESWHFSSLERIFIENRIYHDIEEVKSWEEVLKTIDSGLKPHTKHLLRAVTEEDILKLTEIRIKRISRFDLDKFKENIAALEGKIEQVKHHLANLIQYAIDYYLNIQKKYGKDRQRKTELRIFDTIDATKVAVANEKFYANFEEGFIGTSLKKDQYLFDCSDIDDIITFRKDGSMKVVKVEAKTFIGKDILHVAIWKKNDKRTVYNMIYREGTNGPYYMKRFSVTGVTRNTDYPLASDKKGSETLYFSANPNGEAETVSVLLKPNPRIRKNKMDIDFSELAIKGRDSKGNLVTKYAVKKVDMKEEGVSTLAPRRIWFDDTVRRLNADARGTLLGSFKGDDKILTINTNGEAKLVSFDLGNRFDDEYLVLEKWRPDQAVTCIYYDGEKDIYFIKRFLFENTPNVQTFMPSEHSKSFIENVIVANGASAEIIFAKDKGKDRDPETVDIDEFITVKGIKAIGNQFTKFKVKSINITIPEPEEEEPEVYEEPERIEGEEDGGTIGDLFQSDETPEN, encoded by the coding sequence ATGACAGAAGAATACTCGCATGAAGGTGAGAGCCTGAAAAAAGTGTCCGGTCTTTATAAAGACTGGTTCCTTGATTATGCCTCTTATGTAATATTAGACAGGGCTATACCGTCTGTTTATGATGGTTTTAAACCCGTTCAGCGGAGAATTATGCATTCGATGCGTGAGCTGGAAGACGGACGTTACAATAAGGTGGCCAATATCGTAGGAAATACCATGAAATATCACCCCCACGGTGATGCTTCTATTACAGATGCCATGGTGGGAATCGGGCAAAAAGAGTTGCTGATTGATACTCAGGGAAATTGGGGTAATATTTATACCGGTGACTCTGCAGCTGCAGCGAGATATATAGAAGCAAGACTGACTTCTTTTGCGCTGGAAGTGGTTTTCAACCCGAAAACAACAGACTGGGCAAAGTCTTATGATGGCAGAAATAACGAGCCGATCGATCTTCCGGTAAAGTTCCCGTTGCTTTTGGCTCAGGGAGTTGAAGGAATCGGGGTTGGACTTTCCACCAAAATTCTTCCGCATAATTTTAATGAATTAATTAATGCTTCTGTTGCTCATTTAAAGGGCAAAAAGTTTGATTTATATCCAGATTTCCTTACGGCAGGTTTCCTTGATGTTTCCGAATATAATGACGGTCACAGAGGTGGAAAAGTAAGAGCAAGAGCGAGAATCACGCAGGTTGATAAACATACTTTGATGATCACAGAACTTCCTTTTTCAAAGAATACAGGAGATTTAATTGATTCTGTGTTGAAAGCCAATGAAAAAGGAAAAATTAAAATTAAGAAAATTGAAGATAATACTTCGGATAAAGTCGAAATTTTAATCCATCTTCCCAATGATTCTTCACCTGATAAAACCATTGATGCGCTATACGCATTTACCGATTGTCAGGTTACGATTTCACCGAATGCCTGCGTAATTGTCGGTGATAAGCCTATGTTCCTGAATGTTTCTGAAATTCTGAGAAGAAATACAGATCATACCGTTTCTTTGCTTAAAAAAGAGCTTGAAATTGAACTTCACGAGTTACAGGAAAGCTGGCATTTCTCTTCATTGGAAAGAATTTTCATTGAAAACAGAATTTACCACGATATTGAAGAGGTTAAAAGCTGGGAAGAGGTTCTGAAGACCATTGATTCTGGATTAAAACCTCATACGAAACATCTTTTAAGAGCGGTTACGGAAGAAGATATTTTAAAATTGACGGAAATCAGAATTAAGAGAATTTCGAGATTCGATTTAGATAAATTTAAAGAAAATATTGCTGCGCTTGAAGGTAAAATCGAGCAGGTAAAACATCATTTGGCGAATCTTATTCAGTATGCGATTGATTATTATTTAAATATTCAGAAAAAATACGGAAAAGACAGACAAAGAAAAACCGAACTTAGAATTTTTGATACGATTGATGCGACGAAAGTTGCGGTGGCTAACGAGAAATTCTACGCCAATTTTGAAGAAGGTTTTATTGGAACTTCTTTGAAAAAAGATCAGTATTTATTCGATTGTTCGGATATTGATGATATTATTACCTTCAGAAAAGACGGAAGCATGAAGGTGGTAAAAGTAGAAGCGAAAACGTTCATCGGAAAAGATATTCTTCACGTTGCCATTTGGAAGAAAAATGACAAAAGAACCGTCTACAACATGATCTATCGTGAAGGAACAAACGGTCCTTACTATATGAAACGTTTTTCGGTGACGGGGGTTACCAGAAATACGGATTATCCTTTGGCTTCCGATAAAAAAGGTTCGGAAACACTTTATTTTTCAGCAAATCCGAATGGTGAGGCAGAAACAGTGAGTGTTTTGCTAAAACCTAATCCACGCATCAGAAAAAATAAAATGGACATCGATTTCTCTGAACTGGCCATCAAAGGCCGTGATTCTAAAGGAAATCTGGTGACAAAATATGCGGTGAAAAAAGTAGACATGAAAGAAGAGGGTGTTTCTACTTTGGCACCGAGAAGAATCTGGTTTGATGATACCGTGAGAAGACTGAATGCAGATGCAAGAGGAACTTTACTGGGAAGCTTCAAAGGAGATGATAAAATATTGACAATCAATACTAACGGTGAAGCTAAACTGGTTTCTTTCGATCTTGGAAACCGTTTTGATGATGAGTATTTGGTACTTGAAAAATGGCGCCCGGATCAGGCGGTGACTTGTATTTATTATGATGGAGAAAAAGATATTTATTTCATTAAGAGATTCTTATTCGAAAATACGCCGAATGTACAGACCTTTATGCCGTCAGAACATTCCAAGTCATTTATAGAAAATGTTATTGTAGCAAATGGTGCTTCTGCAGAAATTATTTTCGCTAAAGATAAAGGAAAAGACCGCGATCCTGAAACGGTGGATATTGACGAGTTTATTACCGTAAAAGGCATTAAAGCCATTGGAAATCAGTTTACCAAGTTTAAGGTAAAGTCAATTAATATTACAATTCCTGAACCTGAAGAAGAAGAACCTGAAGTTTACGAAGAACCGGAACGTATTGAAGGTGAAGAAGATGGCGGAACGATTGGGGATTTATTTCAAAGTGATGAAACACCTGAAAATTAA
- a CDS encoding DNA topoisomerase IV subunit B, whose translation MSQEINPTYSEDNIRTLDWQEHIRLRPGMYIGKLGDGSSADDGIYILLKEILDNSIDEFRMRSGKRIEIKLDEGKVTIRDFGRGIPLGKVVDAVSKMNTGGKYDSKAFKKSVGLNGVGTKAVNALSDYFRVRSFRDGRLKVAEFSRGIITEDFEEKETSDRNGTEISFIPDGEIFLHFKFRKEYIERMLRNYSYLNPGLKILFNGETFYSENGLKDLLEEELESETLYPIIHLKDSDIEVAITHTDKSQTETYFSFVNGQNTTQGGTHLNAFREAYVKTIREFFNKSFDASDVRKSIVAAVSINVEEPVFESQTKTKLGSNDVGPNGPTVRTFIIDFLKSKLDNFLHKNPEIAEAIQRKILISERERKELSGIQKLARERAKKVSLHNKKLRDCRQHYNDQKNERKGETQIFITEGDSASGSITKSRDVETQAVFSLKGKPLNCYGLTKKVVYENEEFNLLQAALNIEESLEDLRYNQVIIATDADVDGMHIRLLMITFFLQFFPDLIKNGHLYILQTPLFRVRNKKETRYCYSEMERVKALNELGKNPEITRFKGLGEISPDEFKHFIGKDIRLEPVVVGKDQTIDQLLEFYMGKNTPDRQTFILENLVVEDTDIDNKELAAEFSE comes from the coding sequence ATGTCACAAGAAATAAATCCAACCTATTCAGAAGATAATATAAGAACCCTCGATTGGCAGGAGCACATTCGTCTGCGTCCCGGTATGTATATCGGAAAGCTTGGCGATGGCTCGTCTGCAGATGACGGAATCTATATTTTGCTAAAGGAAATTCTGGACAACTCAATTGATGAGTTTAGAATGAGATCCGGGAAAAGAATCGAAATAAAACTGGACGAAGGTAAAGTTACTATTCGAGACTTTGGTCGTGGAATTCCTTTAGGAAAGGTGGTTGATGCTGTTTCCAAAATGAATACTGGGGGTAAGTATGACAGTAAAGCCTTCAAAAAATCAGTAGGTTTGAACGGGGTCGGTACGAAAGCGGTAAATGCCCTTTCTGATTATTTCCGTGTGCGTTCTTTCCGTGATGGAAGACTGAAAGTGGCAGAGTTTTCGCGAGGTATTATCACTGAAGATTTTGAGGAAAAAGAGACTTCAGACCGTAATGGTACTGAGATTTCATTTATTCCGGATGGGGAGATTTTTCTTCATTTTAAATTCAGAAAAGAGTATATCGAGAGAATGCTCCGTAATTATTCTTATCTGAATCCGGGCTTGAAAATTCTTTTCAACGGGGAAACTTTTTATTCTGAAAACGGTCTTAAAGATCTGTTGGAAGAAGAATTGGAAAGTGAAACGCTTTATCCAATCATTCACCTGAAAGACAGTGATATAGAAGTAGCAATTACCCACACCGATAAATCACAGACTGAAACCTATTTTTCTTTCGTAAACGGACAGAATACAACACAGGGAGGGACACATTTGAATGCTTTCCGTGAAGCGTATGTAAAAACAATCCGCGAGTTTTTTAATAAAAGTTTCGATGCTTCCGATGTTAGAAAATCGATTGTAGCAGCGGTTTCCATTAATGTGGAAGAACCTGTTTTCGAATCTCAGACGAAGACCAAGTTAGGTTCCAATGACGTAGGACCAAACGGACCAACGGTAAGAACTTTTATTATTGATTTCCTTAAAAGTAAATTAGACAACTTTTTACATAAGAATCCTGAAATTGCAGAAGCGATTCAGCGTAAAATTTTAATCTCGGAAAGAGAAAGAAAAGAGCTTTCAGGAATTCAGAAACTGGCGAGAGAAAGAGCAAAAAAAGTGTCTCTTCACAACAAAAAACTTCGTGATTGCAGACAGCATTACAACGACCAGAAAAATGAGAGAAAAGGGGAAACCCAAATCTTCATTACTGAGGGAGATTCTGCATCCGGATCTATCACAAAATCCAGAGATGTTGAAACCCAGGCGGTGTTTTCATTGAAAGGTAAGCCATTGAACTGTTATGGGTTAACCAAGAAAGTGGTCTATGAAAATGAAGAATTCAACTTGCTGCAGGCTGCTTTAAATATTGAAGAAAGCTTAGAGGATTTAAGGTACAATCAGGTAATTATCGCGACTGATGCGGACGTCGACGGAATGCATATTCGTCTGTTGATGATTACGTTCTTTCTGCAGTTTTTTCCGGATTTAATTAAAAACGGCCATCTTTATATCCTTCAGACCCCCTTATTCAGGGTGAGAAATAAGAAGGAAACGAGATATTGCTACTCAGAAATGGAAAGAGTAAAGGCGCTGAACGAATTGGGAAAAAATCCTGAAATCACCCGATTTAAAGGATTGGGAGAAATTTCGCCTGATGAGTTCAAACATTTCATTGGAAAAGATATCCGCCTTGAACCTGTAGTGGTGGGGAAAGATCAGACTATTGATCAGTTACTGGAGTTTTATATGGGGAAGAATACACCGGACAGGCAAACGTTTATTCTTGAAAATCTGGTAGTGGAAGATACTGATATTGATAATAAGGAACTGGCAGCAGAATTTTCGGAATAA
- a CDS encoding methionine aminotransferase → MIQLPLSKLSNVGTTIFSQMTQLANENEAINLSQGFPDFMPDSELLNHVDHFIKKGFNQYAPMGGMIGLKEEIARKIENSHQAIYHPDSEITVTAGGTQAIFTAIATFVKKDDEVIIFEPAYDCYEPTVELFGGIIKRFEMKAPDYEIDWNLVKSLVTEKTKMIILNNPNNPSGRILKENDIQELINIVKGTSILILSDEVYENIVFDGKQHLSICKYPELKERSLLVASFGKLFHVTGWKVGYCAAPKVLTDEFRKIHQFNVFSVNTPIQLALAEYMKNDEHYNQLNQFFQEKRDFLRKGLANTSFELLDCEGTYFQALKYDKISDKNDFDFASDLTINHKVASVPFSSFYKNKLNENVIRLCFAKKQETLEKAIENLSKL, encoded by the coding sequence ATGATACAACTTCCTTTATCCAAACTTTCCAATGTGGGTACCACTATTTTCAGCCAGATGACACAACTTGCCAATGAAAATGAGGCCATCAATCTATCGCAAGGGTTCCCCGATTTTATGCCGGATTCTGAGCTGTTGAACCATGTTGATCATTTCATCAAAAAAGGCTTCAATCAATATGCTCCAATGGGTGGAATGATTGGTTTAAAAGAAGAAATTGCCCGAAAGATTGAAAATTCGCATCAGGCAATATATCATCCGGATTCTGAAATTACGGTGACAGCCGGCGGAACTCAGGCCATCTTTACAGCCATTGCCACTTTTGTAAAAAAAGATGATGAAGTGATTATTTTTGAACCCGCTTATGACTGCTACGAACCGACCGTGGAACTTTTCGGAGGAATTATAAAACGTTTTGAAATGAAAGCGCCCGATTATGAAATAGATTGGAATCTGGTTAAAAGCTTGGTGACTGAAAAAACCAAAATGATTATTCTGAACAATCCGAATAATCCTTCAGGAAGAATTTTAAAGGAGAATGATATTCAGGAATTGATCAATATTGTAAAGGGAACTTCAATTCTGATTTTAAGTGATGAAGTCTACGAAAATATTGTTTTTGACGGAAAGCAACATTTAAGCATCTGTAAATATCCGGAATTAAAGGAAAGAAGTCTTTTAGTGGCATCTTTTGGAAAATTATTTCACGTGACGGGCTGGAAGGTCGGATATTGCGCAGCACCAAAAGTTTTAACCGATGAATTCCGGAAAATCCATCAGTTCAATGTTTTTTCGGTGAACACGCCTATTCAGCTGGCTTTGGCAGAATACATGAAAAATGATGAACATTATAATCAGTTGAATCAATTTTTTCAGGAAAAAAGAGATTTTTTAAGAAAAGGACTTGCTAATACTTCGTTTGAATTGCTGGATTGCGAAGGAACTTATTTTCAGGCTTTGAAATATGATAAAATTTCAGATAAAAATGATTTTGATTTTGCCAGCGACCTGACCATCAACCACAAAGTGGCAAGCGTACCTTTTTCATCGTTTTATAAAAATAAACTGAATGAAAATGTGATTCGTTTATGTTTTGCGAAGAAGCAGGAAACACTGGAAAAAGCCATTGAAAATTTATCTAAATTATAG
- a CDS encoding SDR family NAD(P)-dependent oxidoreductase, with protein sequence MSTRTKIALITGGSRGLGKNSAIKTAQKGLDIIITYRSNKEEAEAVVKEIQALGQKAIAYQLDTKDLKSFDAFVKTVGDHLEENTGSRNIDFLVNNAGTALYSPIPDVTEEQLDDMVDIHFKGVFFLTQKFLPFINSDGGIINISSGLARFAVPGSSVYGSMKAAIDMLTKYQAKELGARKIKSNVVAPGAIETDFGGGRTRDDEHVNAMVAGNTALGRVGVPDDIGGVVAFLCTEDARWINGQRIEASGGMFL encoded by the coding sequence ATGAGCACAAGAACAAAAATCGCATTAATAACCGGTGGAAGCCGTGGTTTAGGAAAAAATTCAGCTATTAAAACGGCACAAAAAGGGCTTGATATTATCATCACCTACAGAAGCAATAAAGAAGAAGCTGAGGCAGTGGTAAAAGAAATTCAGGCTTTGGGACAAAAAGCAATTGCATATCAGTTAGATACTAAAGATCTTAAAAGTTTTGATGCTTTTGTGAAAACAGTAGGAGATCATCTGGAAGAAAATACGGGAAGCAGAAATATCGATTTCTTGGTAAATAACGCGGGAACGGCTTTGTATTCGCCAATTCCTGATGTTACGGAAGAACAGTTGGATGATATGGTAGATATTCATTTCAAAGGGGTATTTTTCTTAACGCAGAAGTTTTTACCTTTCATCAACAGCGACGGAGGAATTATCAACATTTCTTCAGGGTTGGCAAGATTTGCAGTTCCGGGATCTTCGGTTTACGGTTCTATGAAAGCGGCGATCGACATGCTGACGAAATATCAGGCAAAAGAATTGGGAGCGAGAAAAATCAAGTCAAATGTGGTGGCGCCGGGAGCAATTGAAACCGATTTCGGGGGCGGAAGAACAAGAGATGATGAGCATGTAAATGCGATGGTTGCAGGAAATACGGCTTTAGGAAGAGTGGGCGTTCCTGATGACATCGGTGGAGTGGTAGCTTTCCTTTGTACAGAAGATGCACGTTGGATCAACGGACAGAGAATTGAAGCTTCTGGCGGAATGTTTTTATAA
- a CDS encoding helix-turn-helix domain-containing protein: protein MEKIAHTSLEDFYREMTAKLGKDLESIFPKGLHKDIGHFNVFDIAQTIEKIRMTSEMPYNRRRYFKISLIRGRNRAEYADKVISITKNALLFATPKVPYHWVPEDPNQSGSFCVFTEDFFIKDKSHSTLESLPIFQPGNVPIFEIDDELADEIEQLYFKMKKEIESDYIFKYDLIRNYVLELIHYGQKLQPASKLSTSNDASLRVVSLFIELLERQFPIESSEQRLQLKTAKDYADRLAVHVNYLNKKLKESTGKTTTEFIADRLIQEAKILLKQTKWTVSEISYALGFEEIAHFSNFFKKKTTITPLEFRT, encoded by the coding sequence ATGGAAAAGATAGCTCATACTTCTTTGGAAGATTTTTATCGGGAAATGACGGCGAAGCTGGGAAAAGATCTGGAGAGTATTTTTCCGAAAGGGCTTCATAAAGATATTGGGCATTTTAATGTTTTCGATATTGCTCAAACGATTGAGAAAATACGAATGACTTCCGAAATGCCTTATAACAGAAGAAGATATTTTAAGATAAGCTTAATAAGAGGCAGAAACAGAGCAGAATATGCAGATAAAGTGATTTCAATAACGAAAAATGCCCTTCTTTTTGCGACTCCGAAAGTTCCTTATCACTGGGTTCCGGAAGATCCTAATCAGTCGGGGAGTTTTTGCGTGTTTACAGAAGATTTTTTCATTAAAGATAAGTCTCACAGCACACTCGAAAGTTTACCTATTTTTCAACCGGGAAATGTTCCGATTTTTGAAATTGATGATGAGCTGGCAGATGAGATCGAGCAGTTGTATTTTAAAATGAAAAAAGAAATAGAATCGGATTATATTTTTAAATACGATTTGATTCGGAATTATGTGCTTGAACTTATTCATTATGGTCAGAAATTACAGCCTGCCTCGAAATTATCGACCTCGAATGACGCTTCGCTGCGTGTTGTTTCTTTGTTCATCGAATTATTGGAAAGGCAGTTTCCTATAGAATCTTCAGAACAGAGATTGCAATTGAAAACAGCAAAGGATTACGCCGATCGATTGGCTGTTCACGTTAATTATTTAAATAAAAAACTAAAAGAAAGCACTGGAAAAACCACAACCGAATTCATTGCTGATCGATTAATTCAGGAAGCAAAAATATTATTAAAACAAACAAAATGGACGGTTTCTGAGATTTCTTACGCCCTAGGTTTTGAAGAAATTGCGCACTTTTCTAACTTTTTTAAAAAGAAAACAACGATTACGCCTTTAGAATTTCGCACCTGA